The DNA region tttcctcttcaaactcttccccttcttgaTCTAAGCGTCTCTCCATTCGTTTTGCAGCTCTCACATCCTCTgcctccctctcttcctccatcaacCTCAAAAACCCTCCAAGCTTTCTCACCTGCTGGTTCCCAGCAGTTCCTTTCATAAATGATGACTCTGCCCAtgccgcttcttcctcagcgCTCTCGCTGATCGGAGCGAATGGATCGCCGCCCATGCGTTCCCAAAGGAGAGGCCAGCGGAGCCTTCCTTGAGAGGCAGTGAGGAATGATGGATGTGTGGTGGAATGAATGAGCCTTCGGCGCTTGATGGATGGGATTAAAGTGCGTGTTTTGGGTGGAATGATAGCGAATGGTTCCAGAAGAGACggtgggagaagatggagatatGCTCGGAGGAACtggagaggtggaagagggagaaaatCGGATGGAGGAAGCTGGAGGTGAAACAAAATGCGAgaaacatcttcttctggtaTATCCTGGGGCATTGTCACTGCTGCGATATGATTTGGAGATGAAATGCCAATTCAAAATCATGCCTTGTAATTTTATTCACCAGACCAGCAGCATCCCAAATGGATGGcgatggtggaggcatggtCGGAAGGCGAGGCCGGAGGAGTTACGTAAATGAGATGGATTTTGTTGCTAGCCCGCGGCGCAGCAGACAACATCTGATCTTCGTTCGTTGCTTCTCCGTCCGTTTATGTGTCCCGCAAGGACGTTCCTTAACCCATATAACCTTCGCCGACACCAATGGTACAATAGCAAGGGAGATACATAAGGAGAATTGTTGGCTTTTAGGAATCATCAATGTCCCTCTGAGTGTCAAGTGTACCTGACTGATTGGCACCCGAATTTGTGACTTCATCCACCATTTCATTACCCatcatatatatatcatcTGTCTTCCCTAAAAGCATGAAGTCCATTGTGGGTACCAATGGAGGGCTAGGGCCGGTTAATGGCATAGAGCCGTAATTGGTCAGCAATCGCGctgggggggggggggggagaaAGAGCCAAGGTCGTGGCTCATCTGTTTCTTTCTGCTGTACATTTCTTTCAACTTTCCCTATGCAACATAATAGGTGTTGTGAGATGTCTATGAAGACTtaaagggaaggaaagaacTGTAATAGAATCTAATGGAAGACATGAAACCAGTCACGCCACAAAGGGCCTCTCTCTGAATCTCCGGCTTCCCTCCCATTGTCCCCATTTGCTCGCTCATACAACAATAGGCACATAAATAACTAACAAATTAGAGGTGTGCAGACCAAGTCCATAGCTACCCGGTCATTATTGCATGAGATAGTTGAATCACAAATAAGCCCACAGCGCAGGAAGTTCATTGGCTTGTAAAATGCTGGCATAAGTTCCCCTTTTAGAAAACGAAGTAGTAGTTGGATTACTTACTTCACAGAAATAAACATCTTTTACACTGACCACTTATATATGACTGAGCTAGACCTGCTCCATAGACCCAGGAAGGCTGGATGGGTGTGCAATGCGTCATCAACCATAGGAGGACTCGCAGATGGAATTTGATACATGATCCCTGCGTCGAGGAACTAATTTTTCGCCAAGTTATTGTCAAATTCTGAACATTAATGGTGTCAACATGCTTGACACAGCCATTTCCTTAGCATTCAAGACAGGCTATGAACTGCTGTAAGTAGAGTAAACTTGATCCTTTGTTGGTGATTGAGATGGCCTAGGCGAGGATACTAAGGAGATAGCACATCCCAGTATATTGAAGTGGTCCTTTATTAATATTAAGTCCTTGCTGGAAAAAAAATTCCACCACGCTCTCCCTCGTCGCCCGGACCTGGGGTCATCCGGTagccttcatcctcatcgctGCTCCTCATCCGCTTCCCTTCGTCCTAGCCGGATAACTGCTTTCAATAGCGACATTATGATCTTCATTAATCTCCTCCCCAAATCAGTTTCATGCCCGTCACCATCCTGCGCCTCGTTCCATGCGGATACCATCCGACTGCTGTTCAGGGTCTGTCGCTCCACGAGCGCGAAAGCACCACAGTTTGGCGTCAGGTACCAGATCGATTGTCATGTCGTATTGACGAAGTCGCAACGGAAATCAAATCATGGACATATTGATTGCGGAtagggaagggaaggagcTTGTCCATTGGTGTTTTCCCCGCATTGGCTGGTATTTTCCCCTTCTCGGGACAAAAAGTTACTTCGTGACCCACTTCTCCGCAGTACATGATAGTTTTGGGTTCGTTGTTTGGGTCCGTTGCTCCTTTTCCGCTCGAGAGATTTGTTGATGTCGCCCTCACCCTGAAAATCTTTGAGAATACGAGTCCATTTTGGTGCCACAAAACACTTGAACGTGCTGATTAGGTCACTCTTGCCCATGTCGATCTTTCAGTTATTCCAATCTTTTTCAAGGTGTTCATGGAGATCTGGGCAGATATTTCACAGCGGCATCTATGGCAGGCACCTCATCCATGACAGGTACCAGTTCTCGTGCCTTGTCTGATTTTTCAATAAAGTTGCGGAAAAGATAATTAGGGGCAGGAGAATGCCGCGGATCGGGTCTGAACAGTTGGATCTTTAACGGAGCTGGAAATCGACCGTCACAGGAGGAAATAGTTGGCGGCGCATGATGGGGTTgaaaggagatgggtgTAGCTGACGATTACAAGGGGGAAATTATTGCTTTTGTTCGCGGGTCGGGATCGCTTGCTTGGTGGCATTGTCTGACGGAATTCGTCGTTGATGCGGAATTCGCGGTGATGGACGAAATTTAGCCGCGTTGAAGTCCAAATATTGATGCGCCTCGTGAGGATAGTAATAGGTTCGCATAGCTAACCCGCCTTTCGTAGGCCTATTAATGGCAATAGCTTCTCTAATACATGCTTAATAATCAACACGTCAACTTAGAAACCACCGGCTGTAAGAAGATCTCGTTATAGCTTACTGAAGCGACATCGCAAATCTGACTCATGTCTATCATATCcccagcaacagcagcaatcTTATGAATCAATCGTGCCATTTTCGGTTGATTTTGACCCTACTAAGGTTATGCACGTCAACGAAAGCcatgccttcttcaaatgCCATCGTTATTCGCTACGATATTCTGAGTTGGGAAACTTTCTGGTGACTTCGTCGATATGTTTCCGGGAGATGAAATCGATATAGGCGTCGATTGAAAGCTCGTCCGAGTTCAGATACATCCTCATAGCGCTTCATGCCGCCGGTAGCAATAGATTGCTAATGAAAGATGTAGATGGTCAGCATCGCACATGACTTCAATGCGAGAGTCACGATAATATTGTGGTCATACTGTTCTATTGTGGTCATACTGTTCTATTGTGGTCATGCTGTTCTATTGTGGTCATACTGTTCAAGGATGGAGACTGCTTGTACTCAATTCAGATCCTCCTTCTACCGTCGTCTCTCAGACTTTGTTCAAGCAGTATTCGCAGGTAATGCGCGTGGAAGACAGTGAAATAATGTTGTACGGTTTGCAAATTGAGCAATCATGCTCGCAGAGAGAGTCGAACATCAAGGCAGTAAAATAGGCGATCAATTATGAGAAAAGATTGATCTGATAATGTAAGTGATTGTggtgagaaggagagtAATAATGCAATAGGACAAATACTTGAGAGCACTGAGTGCGGTCTAATAAGCCAATACTGTAGTAGGTAGTCGGTACCAGTACACCTCGAGTCCGTCTAAATGTTTTTGGGCAAAGTTACGTAAAAATGACGAACTCGGTAGCCCACAACAAAAACCTTTGTCCCGATCCATGTGCGTTCCCCATCGATCTACCACCACCCCTTTCTTCGACTGACGGCGACCCTTtctttgttctttttcaaaGGCCCATGGGAACATCGGAGCACGTAATTCATGTCATCTCGTATATTAGCTCCTACATGTACCGTAAGCATGCCATGCACACCCGGGTAAGAGAACATTATGGACGGACGCATGCATAACCAACGGATTTATGGCCGTTTGAGGTTCggcggaatcaaattccCCCCACCTGCTTGACGTCAGATTTTTTTTGTATTGATCCGGGGTGGCGGGCGTATTAAAAAATGTTCATTAGAAGTATCTTGGCCCGCGTTCTTCGACTTtctcattctttttttcaccTGAAAAACTCTTTTTTACTTATAAAAATGGCCCCCTCCGCATCCAAACAGAAGCGACTAGCAGAAAAGGCCGCCAAGGCCGCGAGCAAGACTGGCTCCTCCAAGTCCTCCGTCACTGGTGCCAGCACCCCCCTCACGAGCGTTTCCGACGACCCTACTGATGCCGCGGagcagatgaagaagctcaaCTTGGCTACCGACAGGAGTGCTGTATGTCGAATGCTGTTTTCTGGGTGTAAAAATGGTGCTAATAATTTAATAGAGTGGTGTTTTGGTTTCCGATCCCAAGGGACGAGACATCAAGATCGATCAGTATATGCTTTCTTTCCACGGTCGACTGTTGATTGAGGGTGCGGAGATTGCTCTTAACTACGGCCAGCGGTAAGTCAATTTCCTTTCGGGTATTTAATAGCGCTGAGGCATCGTAGGTACGGTCTTTTAGGTGAGAACGGTTCCGGAAAGTCCACTTTCCTCCAATCCATTGCCGACCGAGACATTGAGATTCCCGACCACATCGACATCTATCTCGTCTCAGGCGCCGTCGACCCTTCCGATGTTAATGCCCTCGATTACATTGTTTCCTCCGCTAGAGAGAAGGTCGAGAGGCTCGAGAAGCTTGCAGAGGACATGTCTACCGCCGACGACGTTGACGAGCTTGCTCTCGACGCCATCTATgaggagctcgaggaaATGGACCCTTCGACGTTCGAGGCCAAGGCCGGTGCAATCTTGAACGGTCTCGGTTTCTCTCAACAAATGATGGCCAAGCCTACCAAGGACATGTCTGGTGGTTGGCGAATGCGGGTCGCTCTTGCCCGTGCTTTGTTCATTAAGCCTCAcgtcttgttgttggacgAACCTACGTCCCACTTGGATTTGGGTGCTGTCGTCTGGCTCGAAGCGTACCTTTCCACTTACAACCACATCTTGATTTTGACCTCCCACTCTGCCGACTTTATGGACACTGTCTGTACCAACATCATGGACTTGAccaccaagaagaagcttgtcTACTACGGTGGTAACTACACCACTTACGTTCGAACCAAGAGCGAAAACGAGGTTAACCAGATGAAGGCTTACGCCAAGCAACAGGAGGAAATCGCACACATTAAGAGTGAGTCGAATTTTGTGTATATCGGTATTTTACTAATAATGTGGCAGAGTTTATTGCTAGTGCTGGTACTTATGCCAACTTGGTCAAGCAGGCCAAGTCCAAGCAAAAGATTATCGACAAGATGGAGGCTGCTGGTTTGATTGAGAAGGTCGAGCAGCCTCGTCAGCTTAGATTCAACTTTGAGGACGTCAAGaagcttcctcctcctatCATCGCCTTCTCAGACGTTGCTTTCTCTTACTCTGGTAAGAAGGAGGACTACTTGTATCAGGATTTGTCTTTCGGTATCGACATGGACTCTAGAATCGCCATTGTCGGTGACAATGGTACCGGTAAATCCACCCTTCTTAATCTTATCACCGGCGCCCTCCAACCTGTCGAGGGTACCATCAACAAGCACACTCAACTCAAGCTCGCCAAGTACTCTCAGCACTCTGCCGATCAACTCCCTTACGACAAGTCTCCCGTCGAGCACATTGCTTCTCTCTACAGCGAAAAGTTCCCCGACAAGGACATTCAGTTCTGGAGGCAGCAGATTGGTCGATTCGGTATCACTGGTGCTCACCAGACCAGCCCCATCAACCAGTTGTCTGATGGTTTGAGGAACCGAGTAGTGTTTGCTATCCTTGCCATGGAGCACCCCCACATCATCTTGCTCGATGAGCCTACTAACCATTTGGATATGGTGAGTTTCCCTTGGTCAGCTCTTTAGATTATTTACTAATCATTTCAAAGGCTTCTATTGACGCTCTCGCCGCTGCTATCAAGGAGTTCGAGGGCGGTGTTGTGATCGTCTCCCACGACTTCCGTACGCTTCTGCCCTTTTCGTATACCAGTTTGATGCTAACTTCCTATCTGCAGGACTTATCTCTCAAGTTGCCGAAGATCTTTGGGAAgtcaaagacaagaaggtcATCAACCTTACCAAGCAGGACATCTCCATCGTTGACTACAAGAAGGCTCTTGCCAAGCGAAGTACGTCCCATTTTCTATGCAGCCTAATCAGCCATCGATTAACAATACCCTCACAGGTCAAGCCCAGATTGAGAAGGCTAGACTCATTTCCAAGAGTGCTACCAAGGGTGTTGCGTAAATCCTGTTCATATCCCACAAAACTTTCCGTCCTCCGATGCGTCCCTACCACCTCGCCTTCTCTATTTCCGCGCCATACCAATTccttttgtcttcttcgaaCGTCGAGATATATAGCACTGTGTCAACTAGTTTTAAAAGGCTACTTACTTTTCCGTGAAGGCTTGTTCATTTTATCAAAAATAGAAAGCATCTGCATGCTATACCCGTTAAAAAAAATTTGGTGCTTCTCGTCGTATGGTGAAGATTCATAAGTCAACCTTCATGATACTGTGGTCTAGTTTAATATGTGTCTGTTTGAAAATAATTACAAATTACTAGCATGTCGAGAAACAGTGTCGACTCTGCATACATCGCACGGATGCACGTAGAATCTACTATCAAAAAGGACGCTTTTATGTTCGAAGGTACGACCTTGTAATAAATATTCCAATTCTGCTAATGCCAAAAGCACTTGTATGAATCGTccaagaaaggaaaaaaaaatgctACTTCAATAAGAAAACCAAAAACAGACACGTGTAGGGGCTAAAGAGTAAGCGGTAGTACGATTGCTAGAGTTATACCTGCTATCAAAAGGAATGACAAGGATGCCAGAGATGCTATGCGGCAAGCAAGAACGGTGTAATTTGAGTGATAAAGCCATCGGGGCAAGTAATGTGTAATGGTTTGAGGGGTGGTTTCCGTTTCAGGAGTTTGCGTGGAAGAATGAGGTAGAAGCCAGCCACCAACAAGCCagagaagggggagaaagaagccAAGGAT from Cryptococcus neoformans var. neoformans B-3501A chromosome 4, whole genome shotgun sequence includes:
- a CDS encoding hypothetical protein (Match to ESTs gb|CF185621.1|CF185621, gb|CF188278.1|CF188278; Similar to gi|46096971|gb|EAK82204.1| hypothetical protein UM01341.1 [Ustilago maydis 521], FASTA scores: opt: 3097, E(): 2.2e-159, (75.559% identity (91.054% similar) in 626 aa overlap (1-618:1-626)); HMMPfam hit to ABC_tran, ABC transporter, score: 254.3, E(): 2.1e-73) gives rise to the protein MAPSASKQKRLAEKAAKAASKTGSSKSSVTGASTPLTSVSDDPTDAAEQMKKLNLATDRSASGVLVSDPKGRDIKIDQYMLSFHGRLLIEGAEIALNYGQRYGLLGENGSGKSTFLQSIADRDIEIPDHIDIYLVSGAVDPSDVNALDYIVSSAREKVERLEKLAEDMSTADDVDELALDAIYEELEEMDPSTFEAKAGAILNGLGFSQQMMAKPTKDMSGGWRMRVALARALFIKPHVLLLDEPTSHLDLGAVVWLEAYLSTYNHILILTSHSADFMDTVCTNIMDLTTKKKLVYYGGNYTTYVRTKSENEVNQMKAYAKQQEEIAHIKKFIASAGTYANLVKQAKSKQKIIDKMEAAGLIEKVEQPRQLRFNFEDVKKLPPPIIAFSDVAFSYSGKKEDYLYQDLSFGIDMDSRIAIVGDNGTGKSTLLNLITGALQPVEGTINKHTQLKLAKYSQHSADQLPYDKSPVEHIASLYSEKFPDKDIQFWRQQIGRFGITGAHQTSPINQLSDGLRNRVVFAILAMEHPHIILLDEPTNHLDMASIDALAAAIKEFEGGVVIVSHDFRLISQVAEDLWEVKDKKVINLTKQDISIVDYKKALAKRSQAQIEKARLISKSATKGVA